A region from the Aphis gossypii isolate Hap1 chromosome 1, ASM2018417v2, whole genome shotgun sequence genome encodes:
- the LOC114126621 gene encoding nose resistant to fluoxetine protein 6-like isoform X2, with the protein MTYNNIMLVIFFMTSVLTVSSQSNFQSQLWVTKILSNTLDEYTPDGGIACKRHGLEYRQGLKDLKLWATQMYDASSKFPTGILAGRSYDFGNFDECLKTITTGLDLSTQYCIISIHFLPTTKLYPHYYNITPSNINPTDSVWESTKNDSGLIKIQRNEINTALCIPSSCSHLDLQTTLSPKIISAFHKHQLTTTVTVNSVHCTTQQELQPPKLLGYRIFWGILLIILLLTIIGSLCDVYKEEGNQYNYKSFFMAFSFPANVKRLFLASNKTENLSCIDILKTHACVLIIIGQRMLYSTGQPLQNPKNLDEIALHLMYVMIRNGSLVVDFFFVISGFLTFYFLYDELVNTKIINVPLLLLWRWLRLMPVYGLMIAFHTFVLLHLADGPLWKKIAIQESDNCQNNWWSNLLFVNNYVDADRPCIIQSWYLACDMQFFIVGIILVYFVWKYQRYGVYLMWATIFFSCLIPACVVYTHQFYPTFLSYISILNYLPEHKSYTALYVPSHTRSTPYFVGIFAAYVYRYLKLDKPKFRFPYSKTLITILIIIYPLFLMTIQVFYVQEYNLWLSVIYTFMYRMVFATIVSMFIIICAINGFFKGLWLRIFIPLSKLTYGAYLGGLSMQLIQVASMKSPTYYNDSLLK; encoded by the exons ATgacgtacaataatattatgttggtgatattttttatgacatcTGTGTTGACCGTTTCCAGtcaatcaaattttcaatcaCAGCTATGGGTTACGAAAATTTTGTCCAATACCTTGGATGAATACACACCTGACGGAGGGATAGCTTGCAAACGTCATGGATTGGAGTATCGACAAGGGTTGAAAGACCTTAAACTATGGGCAACTCAAA tGTATGACGCATCTTCTAAATTTCCTACGGGGATCTTAGCTGGGAGATCTTATGACTTTGGAAATTTTgatgaatgtttaaaaactattactaCTGGTTTGGATTTAAGTactcaatattgtattataagcaTTCATTTTTTACCCACTACCAAACTGTATCCACATTATTACAACATAACACCTTCTAATATAAATCCAACAGATTCTGTGTGGGAATCTACAAAG aaTGATTccggtttaattaaaatacaacgcAACGAAATAAATACAGCACTCTGTATACCTTCGTCATGTTCACATTTAGATTTGCAGACAACATTatcaccaaaaataatttctgcATTTCATAAGCACCAACTTACGACCACTGTTACTGTGAATTCAGTTCATTGTACTACTCAACAGGAGCTCCAACCACCAAAGTTATTGGGATATCgaatattttg gggaatcctgttaattattttattattgacaatCATCGGATCATTATGTGACGTATACAAAGAGGAaggaaatcaatataattaca aatcatttttcatgGCATTCTCATTTCCGGCTAATgtaaaacgtttatttttggCCAGCAATAAAACCGAAAATTTATCTtgtattgacattttaaagaCTCATGCATGCGTCTTGATCATAATTGGACAAAGAATGTTGTATAGTACTGGTCAGCCACTACAAAATCCTAAAAATCTGGAcgag ATAGCCTTACATTTAATGTATGTTATGATTCGCAACGGATCATTGGTTGTCGATTTCTTTTTCGTTATCAGTGGTTtccttacattttattttctttatgatGAGCTAGTCAacacaaaaatcataaacgtTCCATTACTCTTGCTATGGAGATGGTTAAG ATTAATGCCTGTATATGGTTTAATGATAGCGTTTCATACATTTGTCTTATTACACTTGGCTGATGGTCcattatggaaaaaaattgcTATTCAAGAATCAGATAACTGTCAAAATAATTGGTGGAGCAATCTTTTATTCGTAAATAACTATGTTGATGCTGACCGTCca TGCATTATTCAATCGTGGTATTTGGCATGTGACATGCAATTCTTCATCGTCGgtattatacttgtttatttCGTGTGGAAGTATCAAAGGTATGGAGTCTACTTAATGTGGGCtacgatatttttttcgtgtttAATTCCTGCTTGTGTCGTATATACTCATCAGTTTTATCCgacatttttgagttatatttC GATCTTAAACTATCTACCTGAACACAAAAGTTATACTGCGCTATATGTGCCTAGTCATACAAGATCGACGCCGTATTTTGTGGGTATATTTGCAGCGTACGTTTACCGATACTTGAAGCTTGATAAACCGAAGTTTCGTTTTCCGTATTCGAAAACTTTGATAACAatactcattataatttacccGTTATTTCTAATGACTATTCAAGTGTTTTATGTCcaagaatacaatttatggCTAAGCGTTATATACACGTTTATGTACCGAATGGTGTTTGCTACTATTGTGtccatgtttataataatatgtgctataaatggattttttaaag gtttgtGGCTACgaatatttataccattaagtaaattaacgTATGGAGCATATTTGGGAGGGCTGTCAATGCAATTAATTCAAGTAGCATCAATGAAATCACCGACATATTACAATGATAGCCTTTTG aaataa
- the LOC114126621 gene encoding nose resistant to fluoxetine protein 6-like isoform X1, protein MTYNNIMLVIFFMTSVLTVSSQSNFQSQLWVTKILSNTLDEYTPDGGIACKRHGLEYRQGLKDLKLWATQMYDASSKFPTGILAGRSYDFGNFDECLKTITTGLDLSTQYCIISIHFLPTTKLYPHYYNITPSNINPTDSVWESTKNDSGLIKIQRNEINTALCIPSSCSHLDLQTTLSPKIISAFHKHQLTTTVTVNSVHCTTQQELQPPKLLGYRIFWGILLIILLLTIIGSLCDVYKEEGNQYNYKSFFMAFSFPANVKRLFLASNKTENLSCIDILKTHACVLIIIGQRMLYSTGQPLQNPKNLDEIALHLMYVMIRNGSLVVDFFFVISGFLTFYFLYDELVNTKIINVPLLLLWRWLRLMPVYGLMIAFHTFVLLHLADGPLWKKIAIQESDNCQNNWWSNLLFVNNYVDADRPCIIQSWYLACDMQFFIVGIILVYFVWKYQRYGVYLMWATIFFSCLIPACVVYTHQFYPTFLSYISILNYLPEHKSYTALYVPSHTRSTPYFVGIFAAYVYRYLKLDKPKFRFPYSKTLITILIIIYPLFLMTIQVFYVQEYNLWLSVIYTFMYRMVFATIVSMFIIICAINGFFKGLWLRIFIPLSKLTYGAYLGGLSMQLIQVASMKSPTYYNDSLLLWLAIGDTVFGFILAFLLYTLIESPFDILLKQLVITISPKIIFKSKKMTDSTVPRKITLRTLRSR, encoded by the exons ATgacgtacaataatattatgttggtgatattttttatgacatcTGTGTTGACCGTTTCCAGtcaatcaaattttcaatcaCAGCTATGGGTTACGAAAATTTTGTCCAATACCTTGGATGAATACACACCTGACGGAGGGATAGCTTGCAAACGTCATGGATTGGAGTATCGACAAGGGTTGAAAGACCTTAAACTATGGGCAACTCAAA tGTATGACGCATCTTCTAAATTTCCTACGGGGATCTTAGCTGGGAGATCTTATGACTTTGGAAATTTTgatgaatgtttaaaaactattactaCTGGTTTGGATTTAAGTactcaatattgtattataagcaTTCATTTTTTACCCACTACCAAACTGTATCCACATTATTACAACATAACACCTTCTAATATAAATCCAACAGATTCTGTGTGGGAATCTACAAAG aaTGATTccggtttaattaaaatacaacgcAACGAAATAAATACAGCACTCTGTATACCTTCGTCATGTTCACATTTAGATTTGCAGACAACATTatcaccaaaaataatttctgcATTTCATAAGCACCAACTTACGACCACTGTTACTGTGAATTCAGTTCATTGTACTACTCAACAGGAGCTCCAACCACCAAAGTTATTGGGATATCgaatattttg gggaatcctgttaattattttattattgacaatCATCGGATCATTATGTGACGTATACAAAGAGGAaggaaatcaatataattaca aatcatttttcatgGCATTCTCATTTCCGGCTAATgtaaaacgtttatttttggCCAGCAATAAAACCGAAAATTTATCTtgtattgacattttaaagaCTCATGCATGCGTCTTGATCATAATTGGACAAAGAATGTTGTATAGTACTGGTCAGCCACTACAAAATCCTAAAAATCTGGAcgag ATAGCCTTACATTTAATGTATGTTATGATTCGCAACGGATCATTGGTTGTCGATTTCTTTTTCGTTATCAGTGGTTtccttacattttattttctttatgatGAGCTAGTCAacacaaaaatcataaacgtTCCATTACTCTTGCTATGGAGATGGTTAAG ATTAATGCCTGTATATGGTTTAATGATAGCGTTTCATACATTTGTCTTATTACACTTGGCTGATGGTCcattatggaaaaaaattgcTATTCAAGAATCAGATAACTGTCAAAATAATTGGTGGAGCAATCTTTTATTCGTAAATAACTATGTTGATGCTGACCGTCca TGCATTATTCAATCGTGGTATTTGGCATGTGACATGCAATTCTTCATCGTCGgtattatacttgtttatttCGTGTGGAAGTATCAAAGGTATGGAGTCTACTTAATGTGGGCtacgatatttttttcgtgtttAATTCCTGCTTGTGTCGTATATACTCATCAGTTTTATCCgacatttttgagttatatttC GATCTTAAACTATCTACCTGAACACAAAAGTTATACTGCGCTATATGTGCCTAGTCATACAAGATCGACGCCGTATTTTGTGGGTATATTTGCAGCGTACGTTTACCGATACTTGAAGCTTGATAAACCGAAGTTTCGTTTTCCGTATTCGAAAACTTTGATAACAatactcattataatttacccGTTATTTCTAATGACTATTCAAGTGTTTTATGTCcaagaatacaatttatggCTAAGCGTTATATACACGTTTATGTACCGAATGGTGTTTGCTACTATTGTGtccatgtttataataatatgtgctataaatggattttttaaag gtttgtGGCTACgaatatttataccattaagtaaattaacgTATGGAGCATATTTGGGAGGGCTGTCAATGCAATTAATTCAAGTAGCATCAATGAAATCACCGACATATTACAATGATAGCCTTTTG ttatggtTAGCAATTGGAGATACCGTATTTGGATTCATACTTGCGTTTTTGTTGTATACTCTAATTGAATCACCATTcgatatactattaaaacaattggTTATCACCATCAGCCCAa aaataatttttaaaagtaaaaaaatgacAGATTCAACAGTTCCCAGGAAGATAACTCTTAGAACACTCCGTTCTAGATAA
- the LOC114126621 gene encoding nose resistant to fluoxetine protein 6-like isoform X3: protein MYDASSKFPTGILAGRSYDFGNFDECLKTITTGLDLSTQYCIISIHFLPTTKLYPHYYNITPSNINPTDSVWESTKNDSGLIKIQRNEINTALCIPSSCSHLDLQTTLSPKIISAFHKHQLTTTVTVNSVHCTTQQELQPPKLLGYRIFWGILLIILLLTIIGSLCDVYKEEGNQYNYKSFFMAFSFPANVKRLFLASNKTENLSCIDILKTHACVLIIIGQRMLYSTGQPLQNPKNLDEIALHLMYVMIRNGSLVVDFFFVISGFLTFYFLYDELVNTKIINVPLLLLWRWLRLMPVYGLMIAFHTFVLLHLADGPLWKKIAIQESDNCQNNWWSNLLFVNNYVDADRPCIIQSWYLACDMQFFIVGIILVYFVWKYQRYGVYLMWATIFFSCLIPACVVYTHQFYPTFLSYISILNYLPEHKSYTALYVPSHTRSTPYFVGIFAAYVYRYLKLDKPKFRFPYSKTLITILIIIYPLFLMTIQVFYVQEYNLWLSVIYTFMYRMVFATIVSMFIIICAINGFFKGLWLRIFIPLSKLTYGAYLGGLSMQLIQVASMKSPTYYNDSLLLWLAIGDTVFGFILAFLLYTLIESPFDILLKQLVITISPKIIFKSKKMTDSTVPRKITLRTLRSR, encoded by the exons A tGTATGACGCATCTTCTAAATTTCCTACGGGGATCTTAGCTGGGAGATCTTATGACTTTGGAAATTTTgatgaatgtttaaaaactattactaCTGGTTTGGATTTAAGTactcaatattgtattataagcaTTCATTTTTTACCCACTACCAAACTGTATCCACATTATTACAACATAACACCTTCTAATATAAATCCAACAGATTCTGTGTGGGAATCTACAAAG aaTGATTccggtttaattaaaatacaacgcAACGAAATAAATACAGCACTCTGTATACCTTCGTCATGTTCACATTTAGATTTGCAGACAACATTatcaccaaaaataatttctgcATTTCATAAGCACCAACTTACGACCACTGTTACTGTGAATTCAGTTCATTGTACTACTCAACAGGAGCTCCAACCACCAAAGTTATTGGGATATCgaatattttg gggaatcctgttaattattttattattgacaatCATCGGATCATTATGTGACGTATACAAAGAGGAaggaaatcaatataattaca aatcatttttcatgGCATTCTCATTTCCGGCTAATgtaaaacgtttatttttggCCAGCAATAAAACCGAAAATTTATCTtgtattgacattttaaagaCTCATGCATGCGTCTTGATCATAATTGGACAAAGAATGTTGTATAGTACTGGTCAGCCACTACAAAATCCTAAAAATCTGGAcgag ATAGCCTTACATTTAATGTATGTTATGATTCGCAACGGATCATTGGTTGTCGATTTCTTTTTCGTTATCAGTGGTTtccttacattttattttctttatgatGAGCTAGTCAacacaaaaatcataaacgtTCCATTACTCTTGCTATGGAGATGGTTAAG ATTAATGCCTGTATATGGTTTAATGATAGCGTTTCATACATTTGTCTTATTACACTTGGCTGATGGTCcattatggaaaaaaattgcTATTCAAGAATCAGATAACTGTCAAAATAATTGGTGGAGCAATCTTTTATTCGTAAATAACTATGTTGATGCTGACCGTCca TGCATTATTCAATCGTGGTATTTGGCATGTGACATGCAATTCTTCATCGTCGgtattatacttgtttatttCGTGTGGAAGTATCAAAGGTATGGAGTCTACTTAATGTGGGCtacgatatttttttcgtgtttAATTCCTGCTTGTGTCGTATATACTCATCAGTTTTATCCgacatttttgagttatatttC GATCTTAAACTATCTACCTGAACACAAAAGTTATACTGCGCTATATGTGCCTAGTCATACAAGATCGACGCCGTATTTTGTGGGTATATTTGCAGCGTACGTTTACCGATACTTGAAGCTTGATAAACCGAAGTTTCGTTTTCCGTATTCGAAAACTTTGATAACAatactcattataatttacccGTTATTTCTAATGACTATTCAAGTGTTTTATGTCcaagaatacaatttatggCTAAGCGTTATATACACGTTTATGTACCGAATGGTGTTTGCTACTATTGTGtccatgtttataataatatgtgctataaatggattttttaaag gtttgtGGCTACgaatatttataccattaagtaaattaacgTATGGAGCATATTTGGGAGGGCTGTCAATGCAATTAATTCAAGTAGCATCAATGAAATCACCGACATATTACAATGATAGCCTTTTG ttatggtTAGCAATTGGAGATACCGTATTTGGATTCATACTTGCGTTTTTGTTGTATACTCTAATTGAATCACCATTcgatatactattaaaacaattggTTATCACCATCAGCCCAa aaataatttttaaaagtaaaaaaatgacAGATTCAACAGTTCCCAGGAAGATAACTCTTAGAACACTCCGTTCTAGATAA